Proteins encoded within one genomic window of Nitrospirota bacterium:
- a CDS encoding potassium channel protein, which translates to MNVRERIISPILVIAGVISFGTAGYFFVEGWNLFDSLYMTIITLTTVGYGEIHPLSQAGRSFTIILIMFGVGAMLYALGVGARLIFEGEIREVFGRSKLDKKIQSIKDHYIICGHGRMGKIICKEMLQHGAPFVVIENSVENPALASPGVLMLKGDATQDADLKEAGIERARGLISVLPSDADNLYVVLSARGLNPKLRIVARAGEEGSDKKLLRAGADNVISPYQIGGLRIAHTLLKPSVVDFLEFATRSGNLELQIEEVKVKKESNFTGRTLDECGLRKALRVIIVAIKRETGEMEFNPTSSSIIKTGDTLIAMGEKKQLKELEQLIGT; encoded by the coding sequence ATGAATGTAAGGGAAAGGATAATAAGCCCGATATTAGTCATTGCCGGGGTTATATCGTTTGGCACAGCAGGCTATTTTTTTGTAGAGGGATGGAATCTGTTCGATTCCCTTTACATGACGATCATAACCCTGACAACTGTAGGGTACGGGGAGATCCACCCGCTTTCACAGGCAGGCAGGTCTTTTACCATCATTCTTATAATGTTTGGCGTGGGAGCGATGCTCTACGCGCTTGGCGTCGGCGCCAGGTTGATCTTTGAAGGAGAAATCAGAGAGGTTTTCGGGAGGAGCAAATTGGACAAGAAAATTCAGAGCATAAAAGACCACTATATTATCTGCGGACACGGGAGGATGGGAAAGATCATCTGCAAGGAGATGCTCCAGCACGGGGCGCCATTTGTAGTGATTGAGAATTCAGTCGAAAACCCTGCGCTTGCAAGCCCCGGCGTGCTCATGCTGAAAGGGGATGCGACACAGGATGCGGACCTTAAGGAGGCTGGTATTGAGAGGGCAAGGGGGCTGATATCGGTGCTGCCGTCAGATGCCGACAACCTGTATGTTGTCCTTTCCGCCAGAGGCCTGAACCCTAAACTCAGGATAGTTGCAAGGGCAGGCGAGGAAGGGTCTGACAAGAAACTTCTCAGGGCAGGGGCTGACAACGTCATCTCGCCTTATCAGATCGGCGGGCTCAGGATAGCGCACACGCTTCTCAAGCCGTCAGTTGTAGACTTTTTAGAGTTTGCAACACGAAGCGGAAACCTTGAGCTTCAGATAGAAGAGGTAAAGGTGAAGAAGGAATCAAACTTTACCGGCAGGACGCTTGATGAATGCGGGCTGCGCAAGGCATTGAGGGTCATCATTGTGGCGATAAAGAGAGAGACCGGAGAGATGGAGTTCAACCCCACATCATCAAGCATTATAAAGACAGGTGACACGCTGATTGCCATGGGTGAAAAGAAACAGCTTAAGGAACTTGAACAGCTGATCGGAACGTAA
- a CDS encoding Fic family protein, with the protein MNTKEKLKIIQKISGLTQTEMAAKIGVSFVALNNWWNEKAKPRKKQEDAIDALYKAYTGQTIIPETVLAAKKELIAKKSDENRNILNIILKNPDIYDQFLLSLTYNSNKIEGSTLSEDETADIIFNNRSIPDKSLIEQLEVKNHQTALQYLFGYLEGKNKINEDLILKLHSILMNGIKDDAGFYRRHGVRIVGSNVPTANYIKVPALMQGIIEDISRGQKDNIAHVSNIHARFEQIHPFSDGNGRIGRLILTAMLLKKSIAPAVIMQEEKNIYYACLRAAQLKYDYSQLEDLVCNAVMPGFAIVERK; encoded by the coding sequence ATGAATACCAAAGAGAAGCTTAAGATCATTCAGAAGATATCAGGACTGACGCAGACTGAAATGGCCGCCAAAATCGGCGTCTCTTTTGTCGCGCTTAATAATTGGTGGAATGAGAAAGCTAAACCGAGAAAAAAACAGGAAGATGCAATTGATGCGTTATATAAAGCATATACCGGGCAGACAATAATACCCGAAACTGTTTTGGCGGCAAAAAAAGAGTTGATCGCAAAAAAATCCGATGAGAATCGGAATATCCTGAATATAATTTTAAAAAACCCAGATATTTATGATCAGTTTTTACTTTCTCTTACATATAATTCCAACAAGATAGAGGGTTCAACCTTATCGGAAGATGAAACGGCTGATATTATTTTCAATAACAGATCAATACCCGATAAAAGCCTGATCGAACAGCTTGAGGTTAAAAATCATCAAACAGCTTTGCAATATCTTTTTGGGTATCTTGAAGGCAAAAATAAAATCAACGAAGATTTAATATTAAAATTGCATAGTATTTTGATGAATGGGATCAAAGATGATGCCGGTTTTTATCGCAGGCATGGCGTGCGCATTGTCGGTTCTAATGTGCCTACGGCAAACTATATCAAAGTTCCGGCGTTAATGCAGGGTATTATCGAGGACATAAGCAGAGGGCAAAAGGATAATATTGCGCATGTTTCAAATATCCACGCAAGATTTGAGCAGATACATCCATTTTCCGATGGCAATGGCCGCATCGGGAGGTTGATTTTAACAGCTATGCTTTTGAAAAAAAGTATCGCGCCTGCGGTGATCATGCAAGAAGAAAAAAACATATATTATGCTTGCTTAAGGGCGGCGCAATTGAAATATGATTATAGCCAGCTGGAAGATTTGGTCTGTAACGCGGTGATGCCTGGTTTTGCTATTGTTGAGAGAAAATAA
- the rpoC gene encoding DNA-directed RNA polymerase subunit beta' produces the protein MEDIYSIFEKPKNPTEFEVIKIKLASPEKIRAWSYGEVTKPETINYRTFKPERDGLFCAKIFGPVKDWECICGKYKRMKHRGVVCDKCGVEVIQAKARRERLGHIELATPVAHIWFLKGIPSRIGTLLDMTMRQLERVLYFESYVVVDPGDTKLKEKDLLTDEEFRKKTQELGDTFKAGIGAEAVRELLRTIDLDALSKELRKKIQASSSLGVKRKLTKRLRVVEAFRKSGNKPDWMIMDVIPVLPPDLRPLVPLEGGRFATSDLNDLYRRVINRNNRLKRLMELKAPSVIIRNEKRMLQEAVDALFDNGRRSKVLKAATKRPLKSLSDMLKGKQGRFRQNLLGKRVDYSGRSVIVVGPDLKLHQCGVPKSMALELFTPFVFSKLEEKGYVTTIKAAKKMVERGDEAIWDCLDEVIREHPVLLNRAPTLHRLGIQAFDPVLVEGKAIKLHPLVCTAFNADFDGDQMAIHIPLSIEAQIEARVLMMSVNNILNPSNGEPITIPSQDMVLGIYYLTKKKTGAKGEGKVFYGPEEVRIAYDAGVVSEHAAVKVRMNGSFVDTTVGRIILNEIVIDAIPYEMVNKVMTKKEVGKLISYYYKRVGRKETVAFLDNIEKIGFKYATRSGSSICIDDMHIPHQKTEFIKKAEHEVLDVENQYSDGLITNGERYNKVVDIWAQVTEKVAEAMMKELGAEGVKHVEKLTDDELKELRSFNNIFMMADSGARGSAAQIRQLAGMRGLMAKPSGEIIETPITANFREGLAPLQYFISTHGARKGLADTALKTANSGYLTRRLVDVTQDVVISEDDCGTRDGIEVASLVESGEIIEPLEERIFGRVSAEEVKDPITGKVIAKRGVEINSQLSQDIVGAGISNVKIRSVLTCESKHGVCRQCYGRDLGKGEPVEIGAAVGIVAAQSIGEPGTQLTMRTFHIGGTATRMVEQSVLKAKNNGSVQFIDLSTVKDREGSLVALTRNGSIAIVDSKGREKEKYSVVYGAKIKVKDNEKINAGDLLVEWDPYSIPIVTQVGGKIALGDIIEGVTVKEEVDEVTGLSHKVVIEYPPDRRPRLSIKDEQGRATQKIPGTNNIARYLLSLGSHLLVDRGDIVHPGDIIAKIPRETSKTKDITGGLPRVAELFEARKPKEHAVVSEIDGIVEFKGFHKGMRVVNVRGGTDTREYNIPKGKHLSVNEGEFVKAGEPLMDGSVNPHSILEILGPKELQRYLVGEVQKVYRLQGVSINDKHIEVIARQMMKKVKIEDSGDTGFLEGEQVDKADFEAENLKALKQKGQPAKAKPILLGITKASLSTYSFISAASFQETTRVLTEAAIGGATDELRGLKENVIMGRLIPAGTGMPRYRDTFISTEEQE, from the coding sequence GTGGAAGATATATATTCGATTTTTGAAAAGCCGAAGAACCCGACAGAGTTTGAGGTGATAAAGATAAAGCTTGCCTCTCCTGAAAAGATAAGGGCATGGTCATATGGAGAGGTGACAAAGCCTGAGACGATAAACTACCGTACCTTTAAACCTGAAAGGGACGGCCTTTTCTGCGCCAAGATATTCGGCCCTGTCAAGGACTGGGAGTGCATATGCGGCAAGTACAAGAGGATGAAACACAGGGGAGTTGTCTGTGATAAGTGCGGAGTTGAGGTCATTCAGGCAAAGGCAAGACGGGAAAGGCTCGGCCACATAGAACTCGCGACACCTGTTGCCCATATATGGTTTTTAAAGGGTATCCCTTCAAGGATAGGCACTCTTCTTGATATGACAATGAGGCAGCTTGAGAGGGTGCTCTATTTTGAGAGCTATGTTGTTGTTGACCCCGGCGATACGAAGCTGAAGGAGAAAGACCTTCTGACAGATGAGGAGTTTAGAAAAAAGACACAGGAATTAGGCGACACTTTCAAGGCTGGTATAGGCGCAGAGGCTGTAAGGGAACTGCTCAGGACCATAGACCTTGACGCCCTTAGCAAGGAATTAAGGAAAAAGATCCAGGCATCCTCCTCTTTGGGGGTCAAGAGAAAACTTACCAAGAGGCTGAGGGTTGTAGAGGCGTTCAGGAAATCAGGCAACAAGCCTGACTGGATGATAATGGATGTCATCCCGGTGCTTCCGCCGGACCTTCGCCCGCTGGTTCCGCTTGAAGGCGGCAGATTCGCAACATCTGACCTTAACGACCTTTACAGAAGGGTCATTAACAGAAACAACAGGCTCAAGAGGCTTATGGAGCTTAAGGCTCCAAGCGTTATCATACGTAATGAAAAGAGGATGCTCCAGGAGGCTGTTGACGCGCTGTTTGATAACGGCAGGAGAAGCAAGGTTCTGAAGGCAGCAACAAAGAGGCCTCTCAAATCACTCAGTGATATGCTCAAGGGCAAGCAGGGGCGTTTCAGGCAGAACCTTCTTGGAAAGAGGGTTGACTATTCAGGCCGTTCGGTTATCGTTGTCGGGCCTGACCTTAAACTTCATCAATGCGGTGTTCCAAAGAGCATGGCGCTTGAGCTCTTCACCCCTTTTGTATTCAGCAAGCTTGAAGAGAAGGGATACGTCACTACGATAAAGGCCGCAAAGAAGATGGTTGAGAGGGGAGATGAGGCCATCTGGGACTGTCTTGACGAGGTCATCAGGGAGCATCCGGTCCTTCTTAACAGGGCGCCGACGCTTCACAGGCTCGGTATTCAGGCATTTGACCCTGTGCTTGTAGAGGGCAAGGCCATAAAACTTCACCCGCTCGTATGTACGGCATTTAACGCTGACTTTGACGGCGACCAGATGGCTATACATATTCCTCTTTCCATAGAGGCGCAGATAGAGGCAAGGGTGCTTATGATGTCTGTTAACAATATACTCAACCCTTCCAACGGCGAGCCGATAACGATACCTTCTCAGGACATGGTACTTGGTATTTATTACCTCACAAAGAAGAAGACAGGGGCAAAAGGGGAAGGCAAGGTCTTCTACGGCCCTGAAGAAGTGAGGATTGCTTATGACGCGGGAGTAGTGAGCGAGCATGCGGCTGTCAAGGTGAGGATGAACGGTTCTTTTGTCGACACTACAGTCGGCCGTATCATCCTTAATGAGATAGTAATTGATGCGATACCATATGAGATGGTGAACAAGGTAATGACCAAGAAAGAGGTCGGAAAGCTCATCAGCTATTATTACAAGAGGGTTGGAAGAAAAGAGACGGTCGCTTTCCTTGATAATATCGAGAAGATAGGGTTCAAATACGCGACCAGGTCAGGCTCCTCGATCTGCATAGATGACATGCATATCCCGCACCAGAAGACCGAGTTCATAAAGAAGGCGGAACATGAGGTCCTTGATGTGGAAAACCAGTATTCTGACGGCCTTATCACAAACGGCGAGCGGTATAACAAGGTTGTGGACATATGGGCGCAGGTCACAGAGAAGGTCGCCGAGGCGATGATGAAGGAACTGGGAGCTGAAGGCGTAAAGCATGTTGAAAAGCTTACTGACGACGAACTTAAAGAGCTCCGTTCATTTAATAATATCTTCATGATGGCGGATTCCGGCGCAAGGGGCTCTGCCGCACAGATAAGGCAGCTGGCAGGAATGAGAGGACTTATGGCCAAGCCTTCGGGTGAGATCATCGAGACCCCGATAACCGCTAACTTCAGGGAAGGGCTGGCGCCGCTTCAATATTTCATCTCGACACACGGCGCGAGAAAGGGACTTGCAGACACGGCATTAAAGACAGCTAACTCAGGTTACCTGACAAGAAGGCTGGTTGATGTCACCCAGGATGTTGTAATTTCAGAAGATGACTGCGGCACCCGTGACGGGATCGAGGTCGCAAGCCTCGTAGAGAGCGGCGAGATCATTGAACCGCTTGAAGAGAGGATATTCGGAAGAGTATCAGCGGAAGAGGTCAAGGACCCGATAACCGGGAAGGTGATCGCAAAGAGAGGCGTTGAGATAAACAGCCAGCTTTCACAGGATATAGTCGGGGCGGGCATAAGCAACGTCAAGATCAGGTCTGTTCTTACATGTGAGTCAAAACACGGTGTCTGCAGGCAGTGTTACGGCAGGGATCTTGGGAAAGGCGAGCCTGTAGAGATAGGCGCAGCAGTTGGAATCGTGGCCGCGCAGTCCATAGGTGAGCCCGGAACACAGCTTACGATGAGAACCTTCCATATCGGCGGTACCGCAACAAGGATGGTCGAGCAGAGTGTGCTTAAGGCCAAGAATAACGGATCAGTCCAGTTCATTGACCTCTCAACGGTCAAGGACAGGGAAGGTTCTCTTGTCGCGCTTACCCGCAATGGAAGCATCGCGATCGTGGATTCAAAAGGAAGAGAGAAGGAGAAATATTCCGTAGTTTATGGAGCAAAGATAAAGGTCAAGGACAATGAGAAGATAAACGCGGGAGACCTGCTCGTGGAATGGGATCCGTACTCAATACCGATCGTCACGCAGGTCGGCGGCAAGATAGCGCTTGGAGATATCATAGAAGGCGTAACGGTCAAGGAAGAGGTTGATGAAGTTACAGGGCTTTCGCATAAAGTTGTCATCGAGTACCCGCCTGACAGAAGGCCGAGGCTTTCCATTAAGGACGAACAGGGAAGGGCCACACAAAAGATCCCGGGCACGAACAATATTGCGCGGTACCTGCTTTCACTTGGTTCTCATCTTCTTGTTGACAGGGGTGATATCGTTCATCCCGGCGACATAATAGCCAAGATCCCGAGAGAGACCTCAAAGACAAAGGACATCACCGGAGGACTTCCGCGTGTTGCAGAACTCTTTGAGGCAAGGAAGCCGAAAGAGCATGCTGTCGTCAGCGAGATCGACGGTATCGTGGAATTCAAGGGCTTTCACAAGGGTATGAGAGTAGTAAACGTAAGAGGCGGCACGGATACGAGGGAGTACAACATACCAAAGGGTAAACACCTGAGTGTCAACGAAGGCGAGTTTGTGAAGGCCGGCGAACCGCTCATGGACGGCTCTGTGAACCCGCACAGCATATTGGAGATCCTCGGGCCCAAAGAGCTTCAGCGTTATCTTGTCGGAGAGGTGCAGAAGGTCTACAGGCTTCAGGGCGTCTCCATTAACGACAAGCACATAGAAGTCATTGCCAGGCAGATGATGAAGAAGGTGAAGATCGAGGATTCAGGCGATACAGGATTTCTCGAAGGCGAGCAGGTTGACAAGGCGGACTTTGAGGCCGAGAACCTGAAGGCCCTGAAGCAGAAGGGGCAGCCTGCAAAGGCGAAGCCTATACTTCTTGGTATCACCAAGGCATCTTTGAGCACATACAGCTTTATCTCCGCAGCCTCTTTCCAGGAGACCACAAGGGTGCTCACAGAAGCGGCAATAGGCGGCGCGACCGATGAACTGAGAGGGCTTAAAGAGAATGTGATCATGGGAAGGCTTATTCCTGCCGGCACGGGCATGCCGAGATACAGGGATACTTTTATCAGCACTGAAGAACAAGAATAA
- the rpoB gene encoding DNA-directed RNA polymerase subunit beta gives MASSSRVRKNLGKSSEEVLAIPDLLEIQKRSYYRFLQQDIPPSKKEDIGLQAAFSSVFPIFDYNETASMEFVEYIVGKPKFDARECLERGVNYATPLKIKVRLNLWEKDDSGKKIIKESREQEVYLGELPLMTDTGTFIINGIERVIVSQLHRSPGVFFSPDKVKTSLGGKTLFSARIIPARGSWFDFEFDSKDILYVRIDRRKKLPATIILKALDHSEEDILKKYYPTEIVTIKKGAATRKVSDVLVGLRAAIEIIAPKTKEVIVKENGKISESIYKKIQAAGIESIPLLKEDLIGRVTLKDIIDPETGEVILESNEEISEDIFNKISSFKEVELQLLFIDGIRYLPSLRNTLIMDKVKTKEEALTQIYKKLRPGDPPSIADAEALFNGLFFDPKRYDLSTVGRLKLNKRLRLNIPLETRILTNEDIIEIFKYLLELRAGRGEIDDIDHLGNRRIRAVGELLENQFRIGLVRMERAIKEKMILAELETAMPHDLINAKTVIAVIKEFFGSSQLSQFMDQTNPLSEITHKRRLSALGPGGLTRERAGFEVRDVHPTHYGRICPVETPEGPNIGLITSLATYARVNDFGFIETPYRKVKDGTAAKEIEYLSAIDGEKHIIAQSTTPLDKDGNLIGETVAGRSGGDFKMLNPNDIQYMDVSPKQIVSVATALIPFLENDDANRALMGSNMQRQAVPLLHTEAPRVGTGMEVVAAKGSGVVITAKRPGEIASVDCSRIIIKADDGGVDIYTLVKFYRSNQATSVNQKPIVKLGDHVKKGQVIADGPATDMGELALGKNVMLAFMPWGGYNFEDAIIISKRLVKEDVYTSVHIEEFSIEARETKLGPEEITRDIPNIGEEALRNLDESGIIRIGAKIKPGDILVGKVTPKSETQLTPEEKLLRAIFGEKAEEVREDCLYVPPGINGTVLDVKIFTRKSAQKDKRAKSIEEDEIARLERDHEDEEAVLKENNYARMRKLLLNQTLTEGIKSQKTSSILCAKGKQLTAKILEEVPDRLLSKIGIANENIMEEVVSIAKDILSGLKKLESYYEEKKENFKKGDVLPPGVLKTVKVYIAMKRKIQVGDKMAGRHGNKGVISIIVPEEDMPYMPDGTPIDIVLNPLGVPSRMNVGQILEIHLGWAAKELGLFVATPVFESIKETEIKELLRSANLPASGQIILHDGKTGEPFSNPVTVGCMYMMKLHHLVENKMHARSIGPYSLVTQQPLGGKAQFGGQRLGEMEVWALEAYGAASTLQEFLTVKSDDVAGRSRVYEAIVKGDANLEPGVPESFHVLIKELQSLGLDVELLEDKLSNGGDQGSEKLKHTASDKGKGGN, from the coding sequence ATGGCCAGTAGTTCGAGGGTTAGAAAAAATCTTGGGAAGTCGTCAGAAGAGGTGCTTGCCATTCCTGATCTTCTTGAGATACAAAAGCGATCTTATTACCGTTTCTTACAGCAGGACATCCCGCCTTCCAAAAAAGAGGATATAGGTTTACAGGCGGCTTTCAGCAGCGTGTTCCCTATATTTGATTATAATGAAACAGCATCCATGGAGTTTGTCGAATATATAGTCGGCAAGCCTAAATTTGATGCACGGGAATGCCTGGAGAGGGGCGTGAACTACGCGACCCCTTTAAAGATAAAGGTCAGGCTGAATCTCTGGGAAAAAGATGATTCCGGCAAAAAGATAATAAAAGAATCAAGGGAGCAGGAAGTCTATTTAGGGGAGCTCCCGTTGATGACGGATACAGGCACTTTTATTATTAACGGCATCGAAAGGGTCATTGTAAGCCAGCTGCACAGGTCTCCCGGAGTCTTTTTCAGCCCGGATAAGGTAAAGACGAGCTTAGGCGGTAAAACGCTTTTTTCTGCCCGGATAATTCCGGCAAGAGGGTCATGGTTTGACTTTGAGTTCGATTCAAAAGATATCCTTTATGTAAGGATCGACAGAAGGAAGAAACTCCCTGCCACGATAATACTCAAGGCCCTTGACCATTCAGAAGAAGATATCCTTAAAAAATATTATCCCACTGAAATCGTAACTATCAAAAAAGGCGCAGCTACCCGTAAGGTAAGCGATGTGCTGGTGGGGTTAAGGGCAGCTATCGAGATAATTGCTCCAAAGACAAAAGAGGTCATCGTAAAAGAGAACGGCAAGATCTCCGAATCCATATACAAGAAGATCCAGGCTGCGGGGATAGAGAGCATTCCTCTATTAAAAGAAGACCTGATAGGCAGGGTTACGCTGAAGGACATCATTGACCCTGAGACCGGAGAGGTCATCCTGGAAAGCAATGAAGAGATAAGCGAGGATATATTTAACAAGATATCTTCTTTTAAAGAAGTTGAACTTCAGCTGTTGTTCATTGACGGCATCAGGTATCTTCCTTCCCTGAGAAACACATTGATCATGGACAAGGTAAAGACCAAGGAAGAGGCTCTCACGCAGATATATAAAAAACTGAGGCCCGGTGATCCGCCTTCTATTGCCGATGCTGAAGCGCTCTTTAACGGGCTCTTCTTTGACCCCAAGAGATACGATCTTTCAACTGTAGGAAGGCTGAAGCTTAACAAGCGCCTGCGTCTTAACATTCCTCTTGAGACGAGGATCCTGACGAATGAAGATATTATCGAAATATTCAAATATCTGTTGGAGCTGAGGGCCGGACGGGGCGAGATCGATGATATCGACCATCTGGGGAACAGAAGGATAAGAGCTGTCGGCGAGCTTCTGGAAAATCAGTTCAGGATAGGCCTTGTGAGGATGGAGAGGGCTATCAAGGAAAAGATGATACTTGCGGAACTTGAGACTGCAATGCCGCATGACCTTATAAACGCAAAGACGGTTATCGCCGTGATCAAGGAGTTCTTCGGATCGAGCCAGCTGAGCCAGTTCATGGATCAGACGAATCCCTTGTCAGAGATAACGCATAAGAGAAGGCTCAGCGCCCTCGGGCCCGGAGGCCTTACACGGGAGAGGGCAGGTTTTGAGGTCAGGGACGTTCACCCGACGCATTACGGCCGTATATGTCCTGTTGAAACTCCTGAAGGGCCAAACATAGGACTGATAACATCGCTGGCCACTTATGCAAGGGTCAATGATTTTGGTTTTATAGAAACGCCTTACAGAAAAGTGAAAGACGGCACCGCGGCAAAAGAGATCGAGTACCTGTCTGCCATAGACGGTGAAAAGCATATCATTGCGCAGTCAACGACTCCTCTGGATAAGGACGGCAATCTCATAGGCGAGACTGTCGCAGGCCGGTCAGGCGGGGACTTCAAGATGCTGAACCCCAATGATATTCAGTATATGGATGTTTCTCCAAAACAGATCGTCAGTGTTGCAACCGCGCTCATTCCTTTTCTTGAAAATGATGACGCAAACAGGGCGCTCATGGGCTCAAACATGCAGAGGCAGGCTGTCCCGCTGCTCCATACGGAAGCCCCGAGGGTTGGAACCGGAATGGAAGTGGTCGCAGCCAAGGGTTCGGGAGTTGTTATAACTGCAAAACGGCCGGGAGAGATAGCGTCTGTTGATTGTTCAAGGATCATAATCAAGGCTGATGACGGAGGGGTGGATATTTATACCCTCGTAAAATTCTACAGATCCAATCAGGCTACGAGCGTTAATCAGAAGCCTATCGTGAAGCTGGGGGATCATGTAAAAAAAGGCCAGGTAATAGCTGACGGGCCTGCTACCGATATGGGCGAACTGGCTCTCGGCAAGAATGTCATGCTTGCTTTCATGCCTTGGGGAGGGTACAACTTTGAGGATGCCATTATTATCAGCAAACGCCTCGTAAAAGAGGATGTTTATACATCAGTACATATCGAAGAGTTCTCTATAGAGGCCAGGGAGACAAAGCTGGGGCCTGAAGAGATAACAAGGGATATACCGAATATCGGAGAAGAGGCCCTCAGGAACCTTGATGAGAGCGGGATAATCAGAATAGGGGCGAAGATCAAACCCGGAGATATACTTGTCGGCAAGGTCACTCCAAAGAGCGAGACACAGCTTACACCTGAAGAAAAATTGCTCAGGGCTATCTTCGGTGAAAAGGCTGAAGAGGTCAGAGAGGACTGCCTTTATGTTCCGCCCGGGATCAACGGTACTGTGCTGGATGTAAAGATATTCACAAGAAAGAGCGCACAGAAGGACAAGAGGGCAAAGAGCATTGAAGAAGATGAGATAGCCCGCCTTGAACGCGACCACGAAGATGAAGAGGCCGTATTAAAAGAGAACAACTATGCCAGGATGAGAAAGCTTCTGCTGAATCAGACGCTTACTGAAGGGATAAAGTCTCAAAAGACAAGCAGTATCCTTTGTGCGAAAGGGAAACAGCTTACGGCAAAGATACTTGAAGAGGTTCCTGACAGGCTCCTTTCAAAGATAGGTATTGCAAACGAGAACATCATGGAAGAGGTTGTATCAATTGCAAAGGATATCCTCTCTGGTCTAAAGAAGCTTGAAAGCTATTACGAAGAGAAGAAGGAGAACTTTAAGAAAGGCGATGTGCTTCCTCCCGGGGTGCTTAAAACCGTAAAGGTATATATAGCCATGAAGAGGAAAATCCAGGTCGGCGACAAGATGGCCGGAAGGCACGGCAATAAAGGAGTTATCTCTATCATAGTTCCTGAAGAGGATATGCCTTATATGCCTGACGGGACGCCAATTGACATAGTCCTTAATCCTCTCGGCGTTCCTTCCCGTATGAATGTGGGCCAGATCCTGGAGATCCACCTGGGCTGGGCGGCAAAGGAGCTGGGGCTCTTTGTTGCTACTCCTGTTTTTGAAAGCATTAAAGAGACAGAGATAAAGGAGCTTTTAAGATCGGCAAATCTGCCCGCAAGCGGACAGATAATCCTGCATGACGGAAAGACCGGCGAGCCTTTCAGCAACCCGGTCACGGTAGGCTGCATGTATATGATGAAGCTCCATCACCTTGTTGAGAACAAGATGCACGCGCGTTCCATAGGGCCTTATTCACTTGTAACGCAGCAGCCGCTCGGAGGCAAGGCACAGTTCGGCGGACAGAGGCTCGGCGAGATGGAGGTCTGGGCGCTTGAGGCATACGGCGCTGCATCCACACTTCAGGAGTTTCTTACCGTAAAGAGTGACGATGTGGCAGGAAGGTCTCGCGTTTATGAGGCGATAGTCAAAGGCGATGCGAATCTTGAGCCCGGAGTTCCTGAATCATTCCATGTTCTTATCAAGGAGCTTCAGAGCCTTGGCCTTGATGTGGAACTGCTGGAGGATAAGCTGTCAAACGGCGGAGATCAGGGTTCTGAGAAGCTCAAACATACAGCCTCGGATAAGGGAAAGGGGGGTAATTAA
- the rplL gene encoding 50S ribosomal protein L7/L12 encodes MSATKEDVFGFIDKMTILEISEFIKEFETRYGVSAAAPVAVAAAGAAPAAAAVEEKTSFDVVLTAAGDKKIQVIKVVREITSLGLKEAKDLVDGAPNPVKTGVTKDEAEAIKAKLVEQGASVEVK; translated from the coding sequence ATGTCTGCAACAAAGGAAGATGTATTTGGATTTATTGACAAGATGACGATTCTGGAGATATCAGAGTTCATTAAGGAGTTTGAGACAAGATACGGCGTCAGCGCGGCAGCGCCTGTCGCGGTAGCAGCAGCAGGGGCAGCTCCGGCAGCAGCGGCTGTGGAAGAGAAGACAAGCTTTGATGTAGTTCTTACTGCCGCAGGTGACAAGAAGATACAGGTGATCAAGGTTGTCAGGGAGATAACCAGCCTCGGACTTAAAGAGGCAAAAGACCTTGTTGACGGCGCGCCGAATCCCGTTAAGACCGGTGTGACAAAGGACGAAGCAGAGGCTATCAAGGCAAAGCTTGTGGAGCAGGGCGCATCTGTAGAAGTTAAGTAA
- the rplJ gene encoding 50S ribosomal protein L10 — MKKEEKVRVITELQEKFSKATGLIFTDYRGLTVEEISDLRKKLREHSFEYRVVKNTLAKRAAVETPVNAAKEMFKGPVGVAFGYGDPVMLAKQMLEFSKANEKLQIKGGMVEGGVCNAAQIKTISELPSREVQLSMLIGAMQSPVSKLARLLNASVAQIIYAMEALKTKRDS, encoded by the coding sequence CTGAAAAAAGAAGAGAAAGTCCGTGTAATAACAGAGCTCCAGGAAAAGTTCAGCAAGGCAACAGGTCTTATCTTTACCGATTATAGGGGACTCACTGTTGAGGAAATATCCGATCTCAGGAAGAAGCTGAGGGAACATTCCTTCGAATACAGGGTAGTCAAGAACACGCTTGCCAAGAGAGCCGCAGTTGAGACGCCTGTTAATGCCGCAAAAGAGATGTTCAAAGGCCCTGTAGGGGTAGCGTTCGGCTATGGTGATCCTGTTATGCTTGCCAAGCAGATGCTTGAATTCAGCAAGGCGAATGAAAAGCTCCAGATCAAGGGAGGAATGGTCGAAGGCGGGGTCTGCAATGCCGCGCAGATCAAGACCATCTCAGAGCTTCCGTCAAGAGAAGTCCAGCTGTCAATGCTTATCGGAGCCATGCAGTCGCCTGTCAGCAAGCTTGCAAGGCTGCTGAATGCGTCAGTCGCTCAGATCATTTACGCAATGGAAGCGCTTAAGACTAAGCGTGATTCATAA